DNA from Candidatus Methylomirabilis sp.:
GAGGTAGGCGACGAAGATGATCCAGATCGTCCCGTAGAGGAGAAGCGGCGGGCGGGAGTAGGCCTTGAAGAGGCCGATGGAGAGGACGATCCCGGGGATGGCGAGCGGCGCCGTCGCCAGGAAGCCGAGCAGGCGTGAGCCGGCGAGCAGCCGCCGCTGGGCGATGTAGGCGATGGCCCCCATCAGGGCGGCGGCAAGCGTGGCCGTGATTGTCGCCAGCTCCAGGGTGTTAACGATCGCGGAGCGGGTCGGGTCGAACTCGAAGATGACGTAGCGGAAGTTGCGCAACGTCAGGTTCTGGAGGGTCCAGCCCAGTCCCCACGCCTTGGCCAGTGCGGCCCGCAGGAGGGCGAAGTAGGGGAGGCCGATGGCGAAGAGCAGGACCAGGCCGCAGGCGCCGAAGGCGGCCCAACGCCAGGCCCCCAGGCGGACCAGGGGTGCCGCCGCCGCGCGGCCCCCGACGGTCGTATACGTCCGCCGGCCCATGACGCGGCGCTGGAGCCACAGGAGGCCCGCGGCCACCAGGAGCATCGGCATCGCGTACGCCGCGGCTACTTCCACCTGGGGCGGGTAGTGGAAGAAAGCCCAGATCTGCGTGGTCATGACGTGGAAGCGGGCGGGGATGGCCAGCATCGCCGGCGCCCCAAAGAGGACCAGGGCCTCGAGGAAGGTGAGGATGAAGGCCCCGAGGATGGCCGGCATGGCGAGGGGGAGGGTGATCGTCCGCATCACGCTCCAGCGCCCGGCGCCCGCGATGCGCGCCGCGTCCTCCATGTCGGCCGGGGTTGCGGTGAGGGCGGCGCCGGCCATGATGAAGACCACGGGGAAGGTGTAGAGGCTGGTCACGTAGATCAGCCCCGCCATGGAGAAGATGTTGAAGAGGGGTTGCTCCGAGCCGGTCAGGGTGCGGTAGAGGACGTTGAGGA
Protein-coding regions in this window:
- a CDS encoding ABC transporter permease subunit yields the protein MAGAAAGTGTTALAVRRRVDWTPLVWLVNSAILAVLVVAPLAILVYTAFQSSAGFTFGNFVEAFGEAIYQGPVLNSFIYATAVGILSVLIGAPMAWLTARTDMPGKAFVRTFSIAAFVTPSFLGATAYVILAGPNAGLLNVLYRTLTGSEQPLFNIFSMAGLIYVTSLYTFPVVFIMAGAALTATPADMEDAARIAGAGRWSVMRTITLPLAMPAILGAFILTFLEALVLFGAPAMLAIPARFHVMTTQIWAFFHYPPQVEVAAAYAMPMLLVAAGLLWLQRRVMGRRTYTTVGGRAAAAPLVRLGAWRWAAFGACGLVLLFAIGLPYFALLRAALAKAWGLGWTLQNLTLRNFRYVIFEFDPTRSAIVNTLELATITATLAAALMGAIAYIAQRRLLAGSRLLGFLATAPLAIPGIVLSIGLFKAYSRPPLLLYGTIWIIFVAYL